The Osmerus eperlanus chromosome 12, fOsmEpe2.1, whole genome shotgun sequence genome has a segment encoding these proteins:
- the trpm4b.1 gene encoding transient receptor potential cation channel subfamily M member 4 gives MNINDEGGGGDIVGMSASEKHQNWIPKIIKKRVCTTFVEDTDSDARGCQCGGTRDSHASAALGDYFSTAIVSRWDSSQHSSEQPTDAFGEVEFAGASKRHSYFLRLSCDTPPASVYHMMTAHWRLPPPNLVVSVVGGEGRSKIKTWVREVLRQGLVKASQSTGAWILTGGLREGVGRCVGEAVRDHATAASSMSINKVVALGIAPWGMVHNRQQLVNPEGSFPAKYYVHNTSRDSCCLDNNYQAFLLVDDGSVRRKGVETAFRAHLEDYISHQRTGICGSGSINIPVLCMLISGEAAMLKVPSPPLTLTTANPHHR, from the exons ATGAACATCAACGAcgagggcggaggaggcgaTATCGTGGGAATGTCAGCCTCCGAGAAACATCAG aacTGGATTCCCAAAATAATAAAGAAAAGAGTTTGCACTACTTTTGTAGAGGACACTGATAG TGATGCCCGGGGGTGCCAGTGCGGGGGGACCAGGGACTCCCATGCTTCGGCCGCACTGGGGGACTACTTCAGCACCGCCATCGTCAGCCGCTGGGACAGCAGCCAGCACTCCTCTGAACAGCCCACCGACGCCTTCGGGGAGGTGGAGTTTGCAGGAGCCAGCAAGAGACACAGCTAT ttCCTGCGTCTGTCCTGCgacaccccccccgcctccGTGTACCACATGATGACGGCACACTggcgcctgcccccccccaacctgGTGGTGTCGGTGGTGGGCGGGGAGGGCAGGTCGAAGATCAAGACCTGGGTTCGGGAGGTTCTGCGGCAGGGACTGGTGAAAGCTTCTCAGAGCACAg gagcgtGGATCCTGACAGGAGGcctgagggagggggttgggaggtgtgtgggagaggcgGTGAGGGACCACGCCACGGCTGCCTCCTCCATGTCCATCAACAAGGTGGTGGCTCTGGGCATCGCACCCTGGGGCATGGTGCACAACCGCCAGCAGCTGGTCAACCcggag ggaAGCTTCCCTGCTAAGTACTATGTCCACAACACGTCGAGGGACTCCTGTTGTCTGGACAACAACTACCAGGCCTTCCTGCTGGTGGATGATGGGAGTGTGAGGCGCAAAGGAGTGGAGACGGCCTTCAGGGCCCACCTGGAGGACTACATATCCCATCAGCGTACAGGCATCTGTG gcagTGGAAGCATCAACATCCCTGTGCTGTGTATGCTGATCTCAGGGGAGGCAGCCATGTTGAAGGTTCCCTCACCACCGCTAACCCTCACCACCGCTAACCCTCACCACCGCTAA
- the ca15b gene encoding carbonic anhydrase XVb, with protein sequence MDSCKIIVVLIASTLLPTVYGDGSSVAWCYHDSNCSYTTWPTIATGCNGSSQSPIDIVSASAKGDFKLTSFTFTKFGDKSSMTLIKNKGKTVQVDLANGVQVSGGGLTEAYDSLQFHLHWGNGSSSPGSEHTVDGKAFPMELHVVNIKSSLNRNTTLAVKDPSGLAALGFFIEAASGNGTGTPASWKTLTSYLTIITQNGTNASITSGISLDDLLTGVDRTKYYRYKGSLTTPNCNEAVVWTVFKDTIKISQDLINQFYSTVHIDTNSSILMVNTYRGVQPSNGRVVTTQAASGAGSTSGSSYALGLMSLLALLLR encoded by the exons ATGGATTCTTGTAAAATTATTGTCGTTTTAATCGCATCCACCTTGCTACCCACTGTGTACGGTGATGGCAGCTCTGTCG CTTGGTGTTATCATGATTCAAACTGTA GTTACACCACTTGGCCCACCATTGCCACTGGTTGCAATGGATCCAGTCAGTCCCCAATTGACATTGTCTCCGCGTCGGCAAAGGGTGACTTCAAACTGACTTCCTTCACCTTCACCAAATTTGGAGACAAATCCTCCATGACGCTTATAAAGAACAAGGGCAAAACGG TGCAGGTGGATCTGGCGAACGGCGTTCAGGTGTCTGGGGGAGGCCTGACCGAAGCCTACGACAGCCTGCAGTTCCACCTGCACTGGGGCAACGGCAGCTCGTCCCCAGGGTCCGAACACACCGTGGATGGGAAAGCTTTCCCCATGGAG CTCCATGTTGTAAACATCAAGTCTTCTCTGAATAGAAACACGACCCTGGCAGTCAAAGACCCGTCAGGCCTTGCTGCTCTGGGCTTCTTCATTGAG GCAGCCTCCGGCAATGGAACTGGTACACCAGCAAGCTGGAAAACATTGACCTCCTACCTGACCATCATCACCCAAAACG GGACCAATGCAAGCATCACCAGTGGCATTTCTCTGGACGATCTGCTGACGGGTGTGGACCGTACCAAGTACTACCGCTACAAAGGATCGCTGACCACCCCCAACTGCAATGAAGCGGTGGTGTGGACCGTTTTCAAAGACACAATCAAAATCAGCCAGGACCTG ATCAACCAATTCTACTCGACAGTCCACATCGACACCAACTCCTCCATCCTGATGGTCAACACCTACAGGGGCGTCCAGCCGTCCAACGGCAGGGTGGTGACCACGCAAGCTGCCTCAGGCGCCGGCAGCACCTCTGGAAGCAGCTACGCTCTGGGGCTCATGTCCCTTTTGGCCTTGCTGCTGAGGTGA
- the LOC134031560 gene encoding cilia- and flagella-associated protein 251 isoform X3, whose translation MAALNGWLLGLLLVLLCPFQSPLPGAAGAQELGEAVGEEVRTEAVGEEVRTEDAGEEAHLEEAVADEDGEDDDDVGEEEEGEEEEVEAAEEEEEEEEEEEEEEEVEEEEEEEVEAAEEEEEEEVEMEAAEEEEEEEEEEEEEEEVEEEEEEEVEAAEEEEEEEVEMEAAEEEEEEEVEMEAAEEEEEEEEEAAEEEEEEEEEEVEAAEEEEEEEEEAAEEEEEEEEEAAEEEEEEVEAAEEEEEEEEEEEEEEEEVASEEEEAVEEEEEDAADNEGGDDTEDELPELSADVGGLPLFQTGSVCSICSVCEHCSSCDQCPCAEGDEAEHCGHCQECAYCYVCPVVCDTICKPGGFVDALSRTLFQTISSFL comes from the exons ATGGCTGCCTTGAACGGCTGGTTGTTGGGGCTGCTGCTCGTGCTCCTGTGCCCGTTCCAGAGCCCCCTCCCTGGGGCTGCGGGAGCCCAGGAGCTGGGGGAGgccgtgggggaggaggtgaggacggaggccgtgggggaggaggtgaggacggAGGACGCTGGGGAGGAGGCCCATCTGGAGGAGGCGGTCGCAGACGAAGATggagaagatgatgatgatgttggtgaggaagaggagggtgaggaggaagaggtggaggccgcagaggaagaggaggaggaagaggaggaggaagaggaggaggaagaggtggaggaagaggaggaggaagaggtggaggccgcagaggaagaggaggaggaggaagtagaGATGGAGgccgcagaggaagaggaggaggaagaggaggaggaagaggaggaggaagaggtggaggaagaggaggaggaagaggtggaggccgcagaggaagaggaggaggaggaagtagaGATGGAGgccgcagaggaagaggaggaggaggaagtagaGATGGAGgccgcagaggaagaggaggaggaagaggaggaggccgcagaggaagaggaggaggaagaggaggaagaggtggaggccgcagaggaggaggaggaggaagaggaggaggccgcagaggaggaggaggaggaagaggaggaggccgcagaggaggaggaggaagaggtggaggccgcagaggaagaggaagaggaggaa gaagaggaggaagaggaggaagaggaggttgcAAGCGAAGAGGAAGAGGCagttgaggaggaggaagaggatgctgCAG ATAATGAGGGTGGTGATGACACGGAGGATGAGCTCCCGGAGCTGAGCGCTGATGTCGGAGGCCTGCCTCTCTTCCAGACAGGCTCTGTGTGCAGCATCTGCTCTGTGTGCGAG cattgcagCAGCTGTGACCAGTGCCCATGTGCAGAAGGAGACGAGGCTGAACACTGTGGACACTgccag GAATGTGCTTACTGCTACGTTTGCCCTGTAGTGTGCGACACCATTTGCAAACCAG GTGGATTTGTGGACGCCCTGTCTAGAACCCTCTTTCA gacgatttcttccttcctctga
- the LOC134031560 gene encoding cilia- and flagella-associated protein 251 isoform X4: MAALNGWLLGLLLVLLCPFQSPLPGAAGAQELGEAVGEEVRTEAVGEEVRTEDAGEEAHLEEAVADEDGEDDDDVGEEEEGEEEEVEAAEEEEEEEEEEEEEEEVEEEEEEEVEAAEEEEEEEVEMEAAEEEEEEEEEEEEEEEVEEEEEEEVEAAEEEEEEEVEMEAAEEEEEEEVEMEAAEEEEEEEEEAAEEEEEEEEEEVEAAEEEEEEEEEAAEEEEEEEEEAAEEEEEEVEAAEEEEEEEEEEEEEEVASEEEEAVEEEEEDAADNEGGDDTEDELPELSADVGGLPLFQTGSVCSICSVCEHCSSCDQCPCAEGDEAEHCGHCQECAYCYVCPVVCDTICKPGGFVDALSRTLFQTISSFL, from the exons ATGGCTGCCTTGAACGGCTGGTTGTTGGGGCTGCTGCTCGTGCTCCTGTGCCCGTTCCAGAGCCCCCTCCCTGGGGCTGCGGGAGCCCAGGAGCTGGGGGAGgccgtgggggaggaggtgaggacggaggccgtgggggaggaggtgaggacggAGGACGCTGGGGAGGAGGCCCATCTGGAGGAGGCGGTCGCAGACGAAGATggagaagatgatgatgatgttggtgaggaagaggagggtgaggaggaagaggtggaggccgcagaggaagaggaggaggaagaggaggaggaagaggaggaggaagaggtggaggaagaggaggaggaagaggtggaggccgcagaggaagaggaggaggaggaagtagaGATGGAGgccgcagaggaagaggaggaggaagaggaggaggaagaggaggaggaagaggtggaggaagaggaggaggaagaggtggaggccgcagaggaagaggaggaggaggaagtagaGATGGAGgccgcagaggaagaggaggaggaggaagtagaGATGGAGgccgcagaggaagaggaggaggaagaggaggaggccgcagaggaagaggaggaggaagaggaggaagaggtggaggccgcagaggaggaggaggaggaagaggaggaggccgcagaggaggaggaggaggaagaggaggaggccgcagaggaggaggaggaagaggtggaggccgcagaggaagaggaagaggaggaa gaggaagaggaggaagaggaggttgcAAGCGAAGAGGAAGAGGCagttgaggaggaggaagaggatgctgCAG ATAATGAGGGTGGTGATGACACGGAGGATGAGCTCCCGGAGCTGAGCGCTGATGTCGGAGGCCTGCCTCTCTTCCAGACAGGCTCTGTGTGCAGCATCTGCTCTGTGTGCGAG cattgcagCAGCTGTGACCAGTGCCCATGTGCAGAAGGAGACGAGGCTGAACACTGTGGACACTgccag GAATGTGCTTACTGCTACGTTTGCCCTGTAGTGTGCGACACCATTTGCAAACCAG GTGGATTTGTGGACGCCCTGTCTAGAACCCTCTTTCA gacgatttcttccttcctctga
- the LOC134031560 gene encoding cilia- and flagella-associated protein 251 isoform X2, producing the protein MAALNGWLLGLLLVLLCPFQSPLPGAAGAQELGEAVGEEVRTEAVGEEVRTEDAGEEAHLEEAVADEDGEDDDDVGEEEEGEEEEVEAAEEEEEEEEEEEEEEEVEEEEEEEVEAAEEEEEEEVEMEAAEEEEEEEEEEEEEEEVEEEEEEEVEAAEEEEEEEVEMEAAEEEEEEEVEMEAAEEEEEEEEEAAEEEEEEEEEEVEAAEEEEEEEEEAAEEEEEEEEEAAEEEEEEVEAAEEEEEEEVEMEAAEEEEEEEVASEEEEAVEEEEEDAADNEGGDDTEDELPELSADVGGLPLFQTGSVCSICSVCEHCSSCDQCPCAEGDEAEHCGHCQECAYCYVCPVVCDTICKPGGFVDALSRTLFQTISSFL; encoded by the exons ATGGCTGCCTTGAACGGCTGGTTGTTGGGGCTGCTGCTCGTGCTCCTGTGCCCGTTCCAGAGCCCCCTCCCTGGGGCTGCGGGAGCCCAGGAGCTGGGGGAGgccgtgggggaggaggtgaggacggaggccgtgggggaggaggtgaggacggAGGACGCTGGGGAGGAGGCCCATCTGGAGGAGGCGGTCGCAGACGAAGATggagaagatgatgatgatgttggtgaggaagaggagggtgaggaggaagaggtggaggccgcagaggaagaggaggaggaagaggaggaggaagaggaggaggaagaggtggaggaagaggaggaggaagaggtggaggccgcagaggaagaggaggaggaggaagtagaGATGGAGgccgcagaggaagaggaggaggaagaggaggaggaagaggaggaggaagaggtggaggaagaggaggaggaagaggtggaggccgcagaggaagaggaggaggaggaagtagaGATGGAGgccgcagaggaagaggaggaggaggaagtagaGATGGAGgccgcagaggaagaggaggaggaagaggaggaggccgcagaggaagaggaggaggaagaggaggaagaggtggaggccgcagaggaggaggaggaggaagaggaggaggccgcagaggaggaggaggaggaagaggaggaggccgcagaggaggaggaggaagaggtggaggccgcagaggaagaggaagaggaggaagtagAGATGGAGGCcgcagaggaagag gaggaagaggaggttgcAAGCGAAGAGGAAGAGGCagttgaggaggaggaagaggatgctgCAG ATAATGAGGGTGGTGATGACACGGAGGATGAGCTCCCGGAGCTGAGCGCTGATGTCGGAGGCCTGCCTCTCTTCCAGACAGGCTCTGTGTGCAGCATCTGCTCTGTGTGCGAG cattgcagCAGCTGTGACCAGTGCCCATGTGCAGAAGGAGACGAGGCTGAACACTGTGGACACTgccag GAATGTGCTTACTGCTACGTTTGCCCTGTAGTGTGCGACACCATTTGCAAACCAG GTGGATTTGTGGACGCCCTGTCTAGAACCCTCTTTCA gacgatttcttccttcctctga
- the LOC134031560 gene encoding cilia- and flagella-associated protein 251 isoform X5 — protein sequence MAALNGWLLGLLLVLLCPFQSPLPGAAGAQELGEAVGEEVRTEAVGEEVRTEDAGEEAHLEEAVADEDGEDDDDVGEEEEGEEEEVEAAEEEEEEEEEEEEEEEVEEEEEEEVEAAEEEEEEEVEMEAAEEEEEEEEEEEEEEEVEEEEEEEVEAAEEEEEEEVEMEAAEEEEEEEVEMEAAEEEEEEEEEAAEEEEEEEEEEVEAAEEEEEEEEEAAEEEEEEEEEAAEEEEEEVEAAEEEEEEEVASEEEEAVEEEEEDAADNEGGDDTEDELPELSADVGGLPLFQTGSVCSICSVCEHCSSCDQCPCAEGDEAEHCGHCQECAYCYVCPVVCDTICKPGGFVDALSRTLFQTISSFL from the exons ATGGCTGCCTTGAACGGCTGGTTGTTGGGGCTGCTGCTCGTGCTCCTGTGCCCGTTCCAGAGCCCCCTCCCTGGGGCTGCGGGAGCCCAGGAGCTGGGGGAGgccgtgggggaggaggtgaggacggaggccgtgggggaggaggtgaggacggAGGACGCTGGGGAGGAGGCCCATCTGGAGGAGGCGGTCGCAGACGAAGATggagaagatgatgatgatgttggtgaggaagaggagggtgaggaggaagaggtggaggccgcagaggaagaggaggaggaagaggaggaggaagaggaggaggaagaggtggaggaagaggaggaggaagaggtggaggccgcagaggaagaggaggaggaggaagtagaGATGGAGgccgcagaggaagaggaggaggaagaggaggaggaagaggaggaggaagaggtggaggaagaggaggaggaagaggtggaggccgcagaggaagaggaggaggaggaagtagaGATGGAGgccgcagaggaagaggaggaggaggaagtagaGATGGAGgccgcagaggaagaggaggaggaagaggaggaggccgcagaggaagaggaggaggaagaggaggaagaggtggaggccgcagaggaggaggaggaggaagaggaggaggccgcagaggaggaggaggaggaagaggaggaggccgcagaggaggaggaggaagaggtggaggccgcagaggaagaggaagaggaggaa gttgcAAGCGAAGAGGAAGAGGCagttgaggaggaggaagaggatgctgCAG ATAATGAGGGTGGTGATGACACGGAGGATGAGCTCCCGGAGCTGAGCGCTGATGTCGGAGGCCTGCCTCTCTTCCAGACAGGCTCTGTGTGCAGCATCTGCTCTGTGTGCGAG cattgcagCAGCTGTGACCAGTGCCCATGTGCAGAAGGAGACGAGGCTGAACACTGTGGACACTgccag GAATGTGCTTACTGCTACGTTTGCCCTGTAGTGTGCGACACCATTTGCAAACCAG GTGGATTTGTGGACGCCCTGTCTAGAACCCTCTTTCA gacgatttcttccttcctctga
- the LOC134031560 gene encoding cilia- and flagella-associated protein 251 isoform X1, with amino-acid sequence MAALNGWLLGLLLVLLCPFQSPLPGAAGAQELGEAVGEEVRTEAVGEEVRTEDAGEEAHLEEAVADEDGEDDDDVGEEEEGEEEEVEAAEEEEEEEEEEEEEEEVEEEEEEEVEAAEEEEEEEVEMEAAEEEEEEEEEEEEEEEVEEEEEEEVEAAEEEEEEEVEMEAAEEEEEEEVEMEAAEEEEEEEEEAAEEEEEEEEEEVEAAEEEEEEEEEAAEEEEEEEEEAAEEEEEEVEAAEEEEEEEVEMEAAEEEVEATEEEEEEEEEEVASEEEEAVEEEEEDAADNEGGDDTEDELPELSADVGGLPLFQTGSVCSICSVCEHCSSCDQCPCAEGDEAEHCGHCQECAYCYVCPVVCDTICKPGGFVDALSRTLFQTISSFL; translated from the exons ATGGCTGCCTTGAACGGCTGGTTGTTGGGGCTGCTGCTCGTGCTCCTGTGCCCGTTCCAGAGCCCCCTCCCTGGGGCTGCGGGAGCCCAGGAGCTGGGGGAGgccgtgggggaggaggtgaggacggaggccgtgggggaggaggtgaggacggAGGACGCTGGGGAGGAGGCCCATCTGGAGGAGGCGGTCGCAGACGAAGATggagaagatgatgatgatgttggtgaggaagaggagggtgaggaggaagaggtggaggccgcagaggaagaggaggaggaagaggaggaggaagaggaggaggaagaggtggaggaagaggaggaggaagaggtggaggccgcagaggaagaggaggaggaggaagtagaGATGGAGgccgcagaggaagaggaggaggaagaggaggaggaagaggaggaggaagaggtggaggaagaggaggaggaagaggtggaggccgcagaggaagaggaggaggaggaagtagaGATGGAGgccgcagaggaagaggaggaggaggaagtagaGATGGAGgccgcagaggaagaggaggaggaagaggaggaggccgcagaggaagaggaggaggaagaggaggaagaggtggaggccgcagaggaggaggaggaggaagaggaggaggccgcagaggaggaggaggaggaagaggaggaggccgcagaggaggaggaggaagaggtggaggccgcagaggaagaggaagaggaggaagtagAGATGGAGGCcgcagaggaagaggtggaggccacagaggaagaggaggaagaggaggaagaggaggttgcAAGCGAAGAGGAAGAGGCagttgaggaggaggaagaggatgctgCAG ATAATGAGGGTGGTGATGACACGGAGGATGAGCTCCCGGAGCTGAGCGCTGATGTCGGAGGCCTGCCTCTCTTCCAGACAGGCTCTGTGTGCAGCATCTGCTCTGTGTGCGAG cattgcagCAGCTGTGACCAGTGCCCATGTGCAGAAGGAGACGAGGCTGAACACTGTGGACACTgccag GAATGTGCTTACTGCTACGTTTGCCCTGTAGTGTGCGACACCATTTGCAAACCAG GTGGATTTGTGGACGCCCTGTCTAGAACCCTCTTTCA gacgatttcttccttcctctga